A stretch of the Elusimicrobiota bacterium genome encodes the following:
- a CDS encoding ATP-binding protein: MGETPEVFASLVVAGDKKLIPALRAFVREVFRSEGMDEEGARQMELITEEACLNVVEYALAGRSDATYRVSMEKEPSRFVLAVEDEGAPMDWDKVEKGERSGLGMAILRHFAHGIQFVNRGRKGQRLEISREFFKPSVENVSIEEGDDKGAKEAMAPLDTPLGIRLMGPADGPGLARLMYRVYGYTYQEFVYFPEQVAEMLAEGLLISMVAVTPEGEIAAHQGLRRDAPDSPVAEIAMGVVDPRFRGRGLFEQMKTRSFSYVKEKGLRGLFGEAVTTHPYSQKANSALGGRETGFMLGYIPCETEFKRITGALTERSTVLLFYTRLNREPERTVFLPEHHLPMIRKIHEHGSFCRRVSPGGPSPAATAPEHSYVKVKALPDAGIVLITVLQYGEDFDALARGHLREFCTARFDCIYIDLPLSEPRTPSKCADLEKLGFFFSGIMPETAAGDMLRLQYLNNITLDPGKVVVVSDFGRELFDYVIRSWRHAEDVKFHLAGA, translated from the coding sequence ATGGGAGAAACTCCTGAAGTCTTTGCCAGCCTTGTCGTGGCCGGTGACAAGAAGCTCATCCCCGCGTTGCGGGCCTTCGTAAGGGAGGTCTTCCGAAGCGAGGGGATGGATGAAGAGGGGGCCCGCCAGATGGAGCTCATCACTGAAGAGGCCTGCCTGAACGTGGTGGAGTATGCCCTCGCGGGACGGAGCGATGCCACCTACCGGGTCTCCATGGAGAAGGAGCCCTCCCGGTTCGTCTTGGCGGTGGAAGACGAAGGCGCGCCCATGGACTGGGACAAGGTGGAAAAGGGCGAGCGGTCGGGATTGGGAATGGCCATATTGAGGCATTTCGCCCACGGGATACAGTTCGTCAACCGCGGCCGCAAGGGACAGCGCCTCGAGATATCCCGGGAGTTCTTCAAGCCTTCAGTGGAGAACGTCTCCATCGAGGAGGGGGATGATAAGGGCGCGAAGGAAGCGATGGCGCCCTTGGATACTCCCCTTGGAATCCGTCTCATGGGACCTGCCGACGGCCCCGGTCTGGCGAGGCTCATGTACCGGGTCTATGGGTACACCTACCAGGAGTTCGTCTATTTCCCCGAGCAGGTGGCGGAGATGCTCGCAGAGGGGCTCCTCATCTCCATGGTGGCCGTGACGCCCGAGGGTGAGATCGCGGCTCACCAGGGGCTGCGGAGAGATGCTCCTGATTCTCCCGTGGCAGAGATAGCCATGGGTGTGGTGGATCCACGCTTCCGGGGCCGCGGGCTCTTCGAGCAGATGAAGACCCGGAGCTTTTCATACGTCAAGGAGAAGGGCCTCAGGGGCCTTTTCGGCGAGGCGGTCACCACCCATCCTTATTCCCAGAAGGCCAACAGCGCCCTGGGGGGGAGGGAAACGGGCTTCATGCTCGGGTACATCCCCTGCGAAACGGAATTCAAGCGGATCACAGGCGCCCTGACCGAGCGGTCCACGGTGCTCCTTTTCTATACCCGGCTTAACCGGGAGCCCGAGCGGACTGTCTTCCTGCCTGAGCACCACCTTCCCATGATCCGGAAGATCCATGAGCACGGGAGCTTCTGCCGCCGTGTCTCCCCGGGCGGGCCTTCCCCGGCAGCCACGGCGCCGGAGCACTCCTACGTGAAGGTGAAGGCCCTTCCCGATGCCGGCATCGTGCTCATCACCGTGCTCCAGTATGGAGAGGATTTCGATGCCCTCGCCAGGGGACACCTGAGGGAGTTCTGCACGGCCAGGTTCGACTGCATCTACATCGACCTGCCCCTCTCGGAGCCCCGCACTCCCTCAAAATGCGCCGACCTGGAGAAGCTGGGCTTCTTCTTCTCTGGGATCATGCCTGAGACCGCGGCCGGCGACATGCTCCGCCTGCAATATCTGAACAACATCACCCTGGACCCCGGCAAGGTTGTGGTGGTTTCGGACTTCGGCAGGGAGCTCTTCGATTACGTGATCCGGAGCTGGAGGCACGCGGAGGACGTGAAGTTCCACCTAGCGGGCGCATAG
- the ilvE gene encoding branched-chain-amino-acid transaminase → MKIYIDGEYFSRAAAKVSVFDHGLLYGDGVFEGIRAYAGRILRLEDHLRRLKESADAIYLALPMPLADIGAAVVETVRANKLRDAYIRLLLTRGVGDLGLDMRKCRQGSTLIVIADKIELYPAEVYEKGLTLITSSYRQKRRDQVPATVKSLNYLLNVLARAEATRAGAQEAILLNAEGQVTECTGDNIFFVVDGRVSTPPVSAGLLEGVTRRLVMELVAEHMGHEVAERETTVSDLCRADEVFLTGTGAEVVGGVRIDGHVIGGGKAGPVTKRVIALFRDYAREHGTPVYPEPKKR, encoded by the coding sequence GTGAAGATCTACATCGACGGCGAGTACTTCAGCCGGGCCGCGGCCAAGGTCTCGGTCTTCGACCACGGCCTGCTCTACGGAGACGGCGTCTTCGAGGGCATCCGCGCCTACGCCGGGCGCATCCTGCGCCTGGAGGACCACCTGCGGCGGCTCAAGGAGTCGGCGGACGCCATCTACCTGGCCTTGCCCATGCCGCTGGCGGACATCGGGGCCGCGGTGGTGGAGACGGTGCGCGCCAACAAGCTGCGCGACGCCTACATCCGCCTGCTCCTGACCCGGGGCGTGGGCGACCTCGGCCTGGATATGCGCAAGTGCCGGCAGGGCTCGACGCTGATCGTCATCGCGGACAAGATCGAGCTCTATCCCGCGGAGGTCTATGAGAAGGGCCTGACGCTGATCACCTCGTCCTACCGGCAAAAAAGGCGCGACCAGGTCCCGGCCACGGTGAAGTCCCTCAACTATCTGCTCAACGTGCTGGCCCGGGCCGAGGCCACGCGCGCCGGCGCCCAGGAGGCGATCCTGCTCAACGCCGAGGGCCAGGTGACGGAGTGCACGGGCGACAACATCTTCTTCGTCGTGGACGGGCGCGTCAGCACGCCGCCGGTCTCGGCCGGCCTGCTGGAAGGCGTCACCCGCCGGCTGGTCATGGAGCTGGTGGCCGAGCATATGGGCCACGAGGTCGCCGAGCGCGAGACCACGGTCTCCGACCTCTGCCGCGCCGACGAGGTGTTCCTCACGGGCACGGGGGCCGAGGTGGTGGGAGGGGTCAGGATCGACGGCCATGTCATCGGCGGGGGCAAGGCCGGGCCCGTGACCAAGCGCGTCATCGCGCTGTTCCGGGACTACGCGCGGGAGCACGGCACGCCGGTCTATCCGGAGCCCAAGAAGAGGTAG
- a CDS encoding response regulator: MARIMIVDDERDVVTLLKFLLERDGHLVTTAYDGADALAKLGVEPADPASPVPDLVVVDLMMPVLDGLTLSARLAGAERTKAVPLIILTAKGEMCDVFQGTANVACCMEKPFDPKSLRERINAALAKKK, encoded by the coding sequence GTGGCCCGCATCATGATCGTCGACGACGAGCGCGACGTCGTGACCTTGCTCAAATTCCTGCTCGAGCGCGACGGGCACCTCGTCACCACGGCCTACGACGGCGCCGACGCCCTGGCCAAGCTGGGCGTCGAGCCCGCCGACCCGGCGTCCCCCGTCCCGGACCTGGTCGTCGTCGACCTGATGATGCCCGTGCTCGACGGCCTCACGCTCAGCGCGCGCCTGGCCGGCGCCGAACGCACCAAGGCCGTCCCCCTCATCATCCTGACCGCCAAGGGCGAGATGTGCGACGTCTTCCAGGGCACCGCGAACGTGGCCTGCTGCATGGAGAAGCCCTTCGACCCCAAGAGCCTGCGCGAGCGCATCAACGCGGCCCTCGCCAAGAAGAAGTAG
- the lysS gene encoding lysine--tRNA ligase, with the protein MTTPATTPEEGGSLEDILSAKRAKVAELRARGVDPYPPRSSKTHSTADVLRLGEPLSGSDRASESVSCAGRVLQLRDMGKSIFAHLADSAGRCQVYFKKDALSEPEFLLAKKDLQVGDFIAVSGGVFKTRTGETTVAVAALVLLAKALRPMPEKWHGLKDVELRYRHRHLDLIANPDVREKFRQRSVIVSTIRRTMDRRGFLEVETPILLPQAGGASARPFHTHHNALDADLVMRIATELYLKRLIVGGFERVYEIGRIFRNEGIDTRHNPEFTMMEAYQAYTDYNGMAELFESLVAECAEALKISEVSYGEHKISLKPPFRRFYLPELWKDRCGAPIEEVLKGKGFDRPALLALAAKLGVPAGEKTPGAKVFERVFDAKIMPLLDQLTFVFDHPTAITPLAKLKPGSQGLVERFECFAGGQEYANAYTELNDPQDQTERLQEQARQRREEGDEEADVLDQDFVEAMECGMPPMGGIGVGIDRLVMLLTGQPSIRDVILFPTLKRTEAP; encoded by the coding sequence ATGACCACGCCCGCGACCACGCCCGAAGAGGGCGGTTCCCTCGAAGACATCCTCTCCGCCAAGCGCGCCAAGGTGGCGGAGCTGCGCGCCCGGGGCGTCGACCCCTATCCCCCGCGCAGCAGCAAGACCCATTCCACGGCCGACGTCCTGCGCCTGGGCGAGCCCCTCTCCGGCTCCGACCGCGCCAGCGAGAGCGTGTCCTGCGCCGGGCGCGTCCTGCAGCTGCGGGACATGGGCAAGTCCATCTTCGCGCACCTGGCCGACTCCGCGGGCCGCTGCCAGGTCTACTTCAAGAAGGACGCCCTGTCCGAGCCCGAGTTCCTGCTGGCCAAGAAGGACCTCCAGGTCGGGGACTTCATCGCGGTCTCCGGCGGCGTGTTCAAGACCCGGACCGGGGAGACCACCGTGGCCGTGGCCGCGCTCGTCCTGCTGGCCAAGGCCCTGCGGCCCATGCCGGAGAAATGGCACGGCCTCAAGGACGTGGAGCTCCGCTACCGGCACCGCCACCTCGACCTCATCGCCAACCCCGACGTGCGGGAGAAGTTCCGCCAGCGCTCCGTCATCGTGAGCACGATCCGCCGGACCATGGACCGCAGGGGCTTCCTGGAGGTGGAGACGCCCATCCTCCTGCCCCAGGCGGGCGGCGCCTCGGCGCGGCCCTTCCATACCCATCACAACGCCCTGGACGCCGACCTGGTGATGCGCATCGCCACCGAGCTCTACCTCAAGCGCCTCATCGTCGGAGGCTTCGAGCGGGTCTACGAGATCGGCCGCATCTTCCGCAACGAGGGCATCGACACCCGGCACAACCCCGAGTTCACCATGATGGAGGCCTACCAGGCCTACACCGACTACAACGGGATGGCCGAGCTCTTCGAGTCCTTGGTGGCCGAGTGCGCCGAGGCCCTGAAGATCTCCGAGGTCTCCTACGGCGAGCATAAGATCTCGCTCAAGCCTCCCTTCCGGCGCTTCTACCTGCCCGAGCTCTGGAAGGACCGCTGCGGAGCCCCGATCGAGGAGGTCCTCAAGGGCAAGGGCTTCGACCGGCCCGCCCTGCTGGCCCTGGCCGCCAAGCTGGGCGTGCCCGCCGGCGAGAAGACCCCGGGCGCCAAGGTCTTCGAGCGCGTCTTCGACGCCAAGATCATGCCCCTGCTGGACCAACTCACCTTCGTCTTCGACCATCCCACGGCCATCACGCCCCTGGCCAAGCTCAAGCCCGGCTCCCAGGGCCTGGTCGAGCGCTTCGAGTGCTTCGCCGGGGGGCAGGAATACGCCAACGCCTACACCGAGCTCAACGATCCGCAGGACCAGACCGAGCGCCTCCAGGAGCAGGCCCGCCAGCGCCGCGAGGAGGGCGACGAGGAGGCCGACGTCCTCGACCAGGACTTCGTGGAGGCCATGGAGTGCGGCATGCCGCCCATGGGCGGCATCGGCGTGGGCATCGACCGTCTGGTGATGCTCCTGACCGGCCAGCCCTCCATCCGCGACGTCATCCTGTTCCCCACCCTCAAGCGGACCGAGGCTCCTTGA
- a CDS encoding response regulator, whose product MGNILVVDDEPEIVTLLRFLLEREGHAVAAATNGQDALQALGLEPVDPAVKLPDLMILDIMMPVMDGFTLNSRLQDFPGAKDLPVIVLTAKGQKMRDLFQSSPNVAAYVQKPFDPKMLRDLIAGILARKK is encoded by the coding sequence GTGGGCAACATCCTCGTCGTAGACGACGAGCCCGAGATCGTCACCTTGCTGCGCTTCCTCCTGGAGAGGGAGGGCCACGCCGTGGCCGCGGCCACCAACGGCCAGGACGCCCTGCAGGCCCTCGGCCTGGAGCCCGTGGACCCCGCGGTCAAGCTCCCGGACCTGATGATCCTCGATATCATGATGCCGGTCATGGACGGCTTCACTCTCAACAGCCGACTGCAGGACTTCCCGGGGGCCAAGGACCTGCCCGTCATCGTCCTGACCGCCAAGGGCCAGAAGATGCGCGACCTCTTCCAGAGCTCGCCCAACGTGGCGGCCTACGTGCAGAAGCCCTTCGACCCCAAGATGCTGCGCGACCTCATCGCCGGGATCCTCGCGCGCAAGAAGTGA
- a CDS encoding ABC transporter ATP-binding protein encodes MAEPALEAKGLRKSYGSGEAAVSVLKGLDLSVGAGEYVAVLGPSGCGKSTLLNVLGLMDVPDTGEILFGGRPTVAMPEEERSLLRNEALGFIFQFDSLLPEFTILENVLMPARVAMACGRSPESLAQARDRALALLRGLGLEPLRDRFPVQTSGGERQRAALCRALINRPALLLADEPTGNLDRKNGERVFQDLKDLAREHGTAVVMVTHNEAACRWASRIVHMSDGLISEGAAPA; translated from the coding sequence ATGGCTGAGCCCGCCCTGGAGGCCAAGGGCCTGCGCAAGTCCTACGGCTCGGGCGAGGCCGCGGTGAGCGTGCTCAAGGGGCTCGACCTGTCCGTGGGGGCCGGCGAATACGTGGCCGTGCTGGGCCCGAGCGGCTGCGGCAAGTCCACCTTGCTCAACGTGCTGGGGCTCATGGACGTGCCGGATACGGGCGAGATCCTGTTCGGGGGGCGGCCGACCGTGGCCATGCCGGAAGAGGAGCGCTCGCTGCTGCGCAACGAGGCCCTGGGCTTCATCTTCCAGTTCGACTCGCTGCTGCCCGAGTTCACCATCCTGGAGAACGTGCTCATGCCCGCCCGCGTGGCCATGGCCTGCGGCCGCAGCCCGGAGTCCCTGGCCCAGGCGCGGGACCGGGCCCTGGCCCTCCTGCGCGGACTGGGCCTGGAGCCCCTGCGCGACCGCTTCCCGGTGCAGACTTCGGGCGGGGAGCGCCAGCGCGCGGCCCTGTGCCGGGCGCTGATCAACCGCCCCGCCCTGCTCCTGGCCGACGAGCCGACCGGCAACCTCGACCGCAAGAACGGGGAGCGGGTGTTCCAAGACCTCAAGGACCTGGCCCGCGAGCACGGCACGGCCGTGGTCATGGTGACCCACAACGAGGCGGCCTGCCGCTGGGCCAGCCGCATCGTGCACATGAGCGACGGCCTCATCTCGGAGGGGGCCGCCCCCGCGTGA
- a CDS encoding ABC transporter permease produces MSFELFIAWRYLKAERKGLFAVVTTAIGVAGVMVGVAALITTLSVMNGFQTDIQKKVIGAQAHLMVYGARTAEEFDRAARVMRSDPEVSATAPFVMGQAILSVGDRTIGIVMKGLDPEQEFKVNSLAASVTEGSWKGLKPQGKGLPGIVLGEELARAVGVWVGGQVVLVSPKSVATPFGMIPKMQKFEVKGLLHTGYYEYDSTTGYADLAAAAKFFGVEAGATGLSARLRDLDSAQAVAQRLRARFGPGYLVRTFNDMNRTLFAALKLEKGVMFIILTLITLVASLNIASTLILRSVEKTKDIGLLKAMGATPRQIRRIFWIEGSIDPAHLLDRGLHHRRGGRGHGPGPGADPLLRHLALPHRGTALRHLLPLARAGRRRALGRGRGHRHGRAALAAGHGLSRFPRGQGQSRGGHPLWLSPPWRPRACASPTARARPR; encoded by the coding sequence TTGAGCTTCGAGCTGTTCATCGCCTGGCGCTACCTCAAGGCCGAGCGCAAGGGGCTCTTCGCCGTGGTCACCACGGCCATCGGCGTGGCCGGCGTCATGGTGGGCGTGGCCGCGCTCATCACCACGCTCTCGGTCATGAACGGCTTCCAGACCGACATCCAGAAGAAGGTCATCGGCGCCCAGGCGCACCTCATGGTCTACGGGGCGCGCACGGCTGAGGAGTTCGACCGCGCCGCGCGGGTCATGCGCTCCGACCCGGAGGTCAGCGCCACCGCGCCGTTCGTCATGGGCCAGGCCATCCTCTCGGTCGGCGACCGCACCATCGGCATCGTGATGAAGGGGCTCGACCCGGAGCAGGAGTTCAAGGTCAACAGCCTCGCCGCCTCCGTGACCGAGGGCTCCTGGAAGGGCCTCAAGCCGCAGGGCAAGGGCCTGCCGGGCATCGTGCTCGGCGAGGAGCTGGCCCGGGCCGTGGGCGTCTGGGTGGGCGGGCAGGTGGTCCTGGTCTCGCCCAAGAGCGTGGCCACGCCCTTCGGCATGATTCCCAAGATGCAGAAGTTCGAGGTCAAGGGCCTGCTGCACACGGGCTACTACGAGTACGACAGCACCACCGGCTACGCGGACCTCGCCGCGGCCGCGAAGTTCTTCGGGGTGGAGGCCGGGGCCACGGGGCTCAGCGCCCGCCTGCGCGACCTCGACTCCGCCCAGGCCGTGGCCCAGCGCCTGCGCGCCCGCTTCGGGCCGGGGTACCTGGTGCGCACCTTCAACGACATGAACCGCACGCTCTTCGCCGCGCTCAAGCTCGAGAAAGGGGTCATGTTCATCATCCTGACGCTGATCACCTTGGTCGCCTCGCTCAATATCGCCTCGACCTTGATCCTGCGCAGCGTGGAGAAGACCAAGGACATCGGGCTCTTGAAGGCCATGGGCGCCACGCCCCGGCAGATCCGGCGCATCTTCTGGATCGAGGGCTCCATCGATCCGGCGCATCTTCTGGATCGAGGGCTCCATCATCGGCGGGGCGGGCGTGGCCATGGGCCTGGTCCTGGGGCTGATCCTCTGCTTCGTCATCTGGCGCTTCCCCATCGTGGAACTGCCCTCCGACATCTACTACCTCTCGCGCGTGCCGGTCGCCGTCGAGCTCTGGGACGTGGTCGCGGTCATCGCCATGGGCGCGCTGCTCTCGCTGCTGGCCACGGTCTATCCCGCTTTCCGCGCGGCCAAGGTCAATCCCGTGGAGGCCATCCACTATGGCTGAGCCCGCCCTGGAGGCCAAGGGCCTGCGCAAGTCCTACGGCTCGGGCGAGGCCGCGGTGA
- a CDS encoding ChaN family lipoprotein — MKRLIGFVAAVALIIAGAHALRKHQHNKSLSPVEQEALRDALSDDPSGQLPQLPKLQLTGASVSGADASRYLDDPVLIAAHVKTHAEALDWQKVFAGPERLIYLGERHPDARPKRELDLHLREAAAAGITHLAIEMLGEDRRSLLKRYEQRKAQDAELVEAFMKDWGPKDRGFMPEEYAKVLASAREAGIHIEPLDFAMAEKDKMWRICVKQKSEKQCDDEELQNRDNQMMSSLNILLSKPETGRVLAWTGTWHACQLEGAAKLAARGVSSRSYYLVTKGLYEHESGIIRYLDAVEKFGWRSRSLLIHTQGVQACFVGLISLPDADVSPARRDP, encoded by the coding sequence ATGAAAAGGCTCATTGGTTTTGTCGCCGCCGTCGCGCTCATCATCGCTGGCGCGCATGCCCTGCGCAAACATCAGCACAACAAGTCCCTATCGCCGGTCGAACAAGAGGCTTTGCGTGACGCTCTAAGCGACGATCCTTCCGGCCAACTGCCGCAATTACCCAAGCTCCAGTTGACCGGGGCCTCGGTGTCCGGGGCAGACGCAAGCCGATATCTCGATGATCCCGTTTTGATTGCCGCGCATGTAAAAACGCATGCCGAAGCTCTGGACTGGCAGAAAGTGTTCGCTGGCCCGGAGCGCCTGATCTACCTCGGCGAACGCCATCCAGATGCCCGGCCTAAGCGGGAGTTGGACCTGCATCTACGAGAGGCGGCTGCGGCCGGAATCACGCATTTGGCCATCGAGATGCTGGGAGAGGACCGACGCTCTCTTCTGAAGCGTTATGAGCAGCGCAAGGCGCAGGATGCGGAGTTGGTCGAAGCGTTCATGAAGGACTGGGGGCCCAAGGATCGCGGGTTCATGCCCGAGGAATACGCCAAGGTTTTGGCATCTGCCCGAGAAGCAGGCATCCATATCGAGCCACTCGATTTCGCCATGGCTGAGAAGGATAAGATGTGGCGTATTTGCGTTAAGCAGAAGTCTGAGAAACAATGCGACGATGAGGAACTGCAGAATCGTGACAATCAAATGATGTCGAGCCTCAATATACTGCTGTCAAAGCCAGAGACTGGCCGCGTGTTGGCCTGGACCGGCACCTGGCACGCTTGCCAATTGGAAGGAGCAGCCAAACTTGCCGCAAGGGGCGTATCGTCTCGTAGTTATTATTTGGTCACCAAAGGTCTTTACGAGCATGAGAGCGGCATTATCCGTTATCTGGATGCTGTCGAAAAATTCGGCTGGCGGTCCCGCAGCCTCTTGATCCACACGCAGGGAGTGCAAGCCTGCTTTGTGGGACTGATCTCTTTGCCGGACGCGGACGTCTCTCCCGCCCGCCGCGATCCGTAA
- a CDS encoding exodeoxyribonuclease III has protein sequence MVAKKGLTLLSWNVNGVRAAYKKGLLGWLKNESPDILCLQETKAQLDQLPEDLAEPRGYQAVWHWGERKGYSGVATFHKKTPLDLRKGFDMPEFDGEGRVLTSVYEDFVLFNIYFPNGQKDETRLRFKLDFYEAFLQVVDRCRAQGEDRIIVCGDVNTAHREIDIARPKENSTVSGFLPVERAWIDRLLAHGFVDSFREFEPGGEHYTWWDPMTRARERNVGWRLDYFFVTENLRPRLKRAFILDSVPGSDHCPVGIELAV, from the coding sequence TTGGTGGCCAAGAAGGGTCTGACCTTGCTCTCCTGGAACGTCAACGGGGTGCGCGCCGCCTACAAGAAGGGACTGCTGGGGTGGCTCAAGAACGAGTCCCCCGACATCCTGTGCCTGCAGGAGACCAAGGCCCAACTGGACCAGTTGCCCGAGGACCTGGCCGAGCCCAGGGGCTATCAAGCCGTCTGGCACTGGGGCGAGCGCAAGGGCTATTCCGGGGTGGCCACCTTCCACAAGAAGACCCCTCTGGACCTGCGCAAGGGATTCGATATGCCCGAGTTCGACGGGGAGGGGCGGGTCCTGACCTCGGTCTACGAGGACTTCGTGCTCTTCAACATCTACTTCCCCAACGGCCAGAAGGACGAGACGCGCCTGAGATTCAAGCTGGACTTCTACGAGGCGTTCTTGCAGGTCGTGGACCGCTGCCGCGCGCAGGGCGAGGACCGCATCATCGTCTGCGGGGACGTCAACACCGCGCATCGGGAGATCGACATCGCGCGGCCCAAGGAGAACAGCACGGTCTCGGGCTTCCTGCCCGTGGAGCGGGCCTGGATAGACAGGCTGCTGGCCCACGGCTTCGTGGACAGCTTCCGGGAGTTCGAGCCGGGGGGGGAGCACTACACCTGGTGGGACCCCATGACCCGGGCGCGGGAGCGCAACGTGGGCTGGCGGCTGGACTATTTCTTCGTGACCGAGAACCTGCGGCCGCGCCTCAAGCGCGCCTTCATCCTCGATTCGGTGCCGGGCTCGGACCACTGTCCGGTGGGCATCGAGCTGGCCGTCTGA
- a CDS encoding DUF4143 domain-containing protein yields MEAYVGNYLKEETSAEALTRNIPAFSRFLESSAFSNGETANYQNIAAECGVSAPTVKQYFQILEDTLIARFVPSFQKRPKRRVIQAPRFYFFDVGLANFLLKRGQILPRSEAFGKAFEHLIYQELAAHSHYSGLHYPISYWHTASQLEVDFILGDHQVAIEVKGTEQAASHHCKGLKAFAEEYKTKHSIIVSLDAKPRVLNGIAILPWGTFLKRLGAGEII; encoded by the coding sequence ATGGAGGCTTATGTCGGGAATTACCTGAAAGAAGAGACCTCCGCGGAGGCCCTGACGCGCAACATCCCGGCCTTCAGCCGCTTCCTCGAGTCGTCGGCGTTCAGCAACGGCGAGACCGCCAACTATCAGAACATCGCCGCCGAGTGCGGCGTGAGCGCGCCGACCGTCAAGCAGTATTTCCAGATACTGGAAGACACTCTGATAGCACGTTTTGTCCCCTCGTTCCAGAAGCGTCCCAAGAGGCGTGTGATCCAAGCTCCCCGCTTCTATTTCTTCGACGTCGGGCTGGCGAACTTCCTGCTCAAGCGCGGGCAGATTTTGCCGCGCAGCGAGGCTTTCGGCAAGGCCTTCGAGCATCTCATCTACCAGGAACTGGCGGCCCATAGCCACTACTCCGGCCTTCACTATCCCATCTCCTATTGGCACACGGCCTCCCAACTCGAGGTGGACTTCATCCTCGGGGATCATCAAGTCGCCATCGAGGTCAAAGGGACGGAGCAGGCGGCGTCCCATCATTGCAAGGGACTCAAGGCGTTTGCCGAAGAATACAAAACCAAACATTCCATCATCGTATCCTTGGACGCAAAGCCCCGAGTTCTCAACGGGATCGCAATCCTGCCTTGGGGGACGTTCCTGAAGAGGCTTGGGGCGGGCGAGATCATCTAG